In Streptomyces sp. SN-593, a single genomic region encodes these proteins:
- a CDS encoding ATP-binding protein, translating to MTVTTVANPRGDPGYEATLPCVPQSARSARSLVSIVLSVWALDDLADDTTLVMDELVANAARHASGSRLRVSITRPADHLVRVAVTDHCPELPVLMRPDAQDERGRGLVLVTALAAAWGAVPLRRGKRVWAEVGPHP from the coding sequence ATGACCGTCACCACTGTCGCCAACCCGCGTGGCGACCCCGGATACGAGGCGACGCTGCCCTGCGTGCCGCAGAGCGCGCGGTCGGCGCGCAGCCTCGTGTCGATCGTGCTGAGCGTGTGGGCGCTGGACGACCTGGCCGACGACACCACCCTGGTGATGGACGAACTGGTCGCCAACGCAGCCCGCCACGCCAGCGGTTCGCGGCTACGGGTGTCGATCACCCGCCCGGCCGACCACCTCGTCCGGGTCGCGGTGACCGACCACTGCCCCGAACTCCCGGTACTCATGCGCCCGGACGCGCAGGACGAGCGCGGCCGCGGCCTCGTCCTGGTCACCGCCCTCGCCGCGGCATGGGGTGCCGTCCCCCTGCGCCGCGGCAAGCGCGTATGGGCCGAGGTCGGCCCCCACCCCTGA
- a CDS encoding lipase family protein — translation MRKPHALAVTAALACTCMLLPAAAASAAAPSATTAPGATVPDQDPFYAAPADIASYAAGAVVDSRPVPDVNLFGISVPVNAWQISYRTNDSHGRPELAVTTLVVPKAAWTGSGKRPVVSLQTPEDSVGTSCAPSYQIATGKDVQDAALGAQLLAANWAVAVPDFEGPASVFLAGPQAGHAVLDGIRAVKAFGAAGVGPSNPWALDGYSGGAEATGWAAQLQPSYAPDVRLAGAAIGGLPSDPAAVGRYIDGTAFAGFEFAAAYGIATEFPEAGIDGLLNAKGQKDFASIKGTCETNILPAYAFRKLNEDTSVADPFSVPSVAAVLRANTLGAVAPSTPVYDYHADTDEIVPVGQDDTTVDGWCAAGGTVQKVRDLLGEHVEEVVARAVSVQVFLADRFAGKPAGDNC, via the coding sequence GTGCGCAAGCCCCACGCCCTGGCCGTGACCGCCGCACTCGCCTGCACCTGCATGCTCCTGCCCGCAGCCGCCGCGTCGGCCGCGGCGCCGTCCGCGACCACCGCGCCCGGCGCGACCGTGCCGGACCAGGACCCCTTCTACGCCGCCCCGGCCGACATCGCGTCCTACGCGGCCGGCGCGGTCGTGGACAGCCGTCCCGTGCCGGACGTCAACCTCTTCGGCATCTCCGTGCCGGTGAACGCCTGGCAGATCTCCTACCGCACGAACGACTCGCACGGACGGCCCGAGTTGGCCGTGACGACGCTCGTGGTGCCCAAGGCCGCCTGGACCGGCTCCGGGAAGCGGCCGGTGGTCTCGCTCCAGACGCCCGAGGACAGCGTCGGCACCAGTTGCGCGCCGTCGTACCAGATCGCCACCGGCAAGGACGTGCAGGACGCCGCACTGGGCGCCCAACTGCTCGCCGCGAACTGGGCGGTGGCGGTGCCGGACTTCGAGGGGCCCGCGTCGGTGTTCCTCGCCGGTCCGCAGGCCGGGCACGCCGTGCTCGACGGCATCCGCGCGGTGAAGGCGTTCGGCGCCGCGGGCGTCGGCCCGTCCAACCCCTGGGCGCTGGACGGCTATTCGGGCGGCGCCGAGGCGACCGGCTGGGCCGCGCAGCTCCAGCCCTCCTACGCACCGGACGTGAGGCTGGCCGGTGCCGCGATCGGCGGACTGCCCTCCGACCCGGCCGCGGTCGGGCGCTACATCGACGGAACCGCCTTCGCCGGCTTCGAGTTCGCCGCCGCCTACGGGATCGCCACCGAGTTCCCCGAGGCGGGCATCGACGGGCTGCTCAACGCCAAGGGCCAGAAGGACTTCGCGTCCATCAAGGGCACCTGCGAGACGAACATCCTGCCGGCGTACGCCTTCCGGAAGCTCAACGAGGACACGTCCGTCGCCGACCCGTTCTCCGTCCCGTCGGTCGCGGCCGTCCTGCGCGCCAACACGCTCGGAGCGGTCGCCCCGTCCACGCCGGTCTACGACTACCACGCCGACACCGACGAGATCGTGCCCGTCGGGCAGGACGACACCACCGTCGACGGCTGGTGCGCGGCCGGCGGCACCGTGCAGAAGGTCCGCGACCTGCTGGGCGAGCACGTGGAGGAGGTCGTCGCCCGCGCGGTGTCGGTGCAGGTGTTCCTGGCGGACCGCTTCGCCGGCAAGCCCGCGGGCGACAACTGCTGA
- a CDS encoding ATP-binding cassette domain-containing protein — translation MSTTDGTTGAAASAATDAGAGARPADAHDLIRVHGARVNNLRDVSVEIPKRRLTVFTGVSGSGKSSLVFGTIAAESQRLVNETYSAFVQGFMPALARPEVDVLEGLTTAIVVDQQRMGTDPRSTVGTATDAHAMLRVLFSRLGEPHVGPPSAYAFNVPSIRASGAMTVERGGRKAQQVTYQRTGGMCPRCEGSGSVSDIDLTQLYDDTKSIAGGAFTIPGWKPDSFWTVRVYAESGVLDPDKPIRDFGEKEMHDFLYGEPVKVKVEGVNLTYEGLIPKIRKSMLSKDRESLQPHIRAFVDRAVTFTACPECGGTRLSEAARSSRVAGLSIADACALQISDLAAWVRGLSEPSVAPLLAALGDTLDAFAEIGLGYLSLDRPSGTLSGGEAQRVKMIRQLGSSLTDVTYVFDEPTVGLHPHDVRRMNDLLLRLRDKGNTLLVVEHKPETIGIADHVVDLGPGAGTAGGSVCFEGTVEGLRASGTVTGRHFDDRAAIKPTVRAPSGVLPIRGAATHNLRDVDVDIPLGVLVVVTGVAGSGKSSLVHGSLANGPAGAAAGVVSVDQSPIRGSRRSNPATYSGLLDPIRKAFAKANGVKPALFSPNSAGACPACQGTGVVYTDLAMMAGVAAVCEVCEGKRFEASVLDHRLGGRDISEVLAMSVDQAAEFFGDGDARTPAAHAVLTRLADVGLGYLGIGQPLTTLSGGERQRLKLATHMAAKGGVLVLDEPTSGLHLADVEQLLGLLDRLVDAGRSVVVVEHHQAVMAHADWIVDLGPGAGHEGGRVVFEGTPADLVAARSTLTGEHLAAYVHP, via the coding sequence ATGAGCACGACGGACGGCACGACGGGCGCGGCGGCGAGTGCGGCGACGGACGCGGGGGCCGGAGCGCGGCCCGCCGACGCCCACGACCTGATCCGGGTGCACGGCGCCCGGGTGAACAACCTCAGGGACGTCAGCGTCGAGATCCCGAAGCGGCGGCTGACGGTGTTCACCGGCGTGTCCGGCTCGGGCAAGAGCAGCCTGGTGTTCGGGACGATCGCCGCGGAGTCGCAGCGCCTGGTCAACGAGACGTACAGCGCCTTCGTGCAGGGCTTCATGCCCGCGCTCGCGCGGCCCGAGGTCGACGTCCTGGAGGGCCTGACCACCGCGATCGTCGTGGACCAGCAGCGGATGGGCACCGACCCCCGCTCCACGGTCGGCACCGCCACCGACGCCCACGCGATGCTGAGGGTGCTCTTCAGCCGCCTGGGTGAGCCGCACGTCGGCCCGCCGAGCGCGTACGCCTTCAACGTCCCCTCGATCCGGGCCAGCGGCGCGATGACCGTCGAGCGCGGCGGCCGGAAGGCGCAGCAGGTGACGTACCAGCGCACCGGCGGTATGTGCCCGCGCTGCGAGGGCAGCGGCAGCGTCTCCGACATCGACCTCACCCAGCTCTACGACGACACGAAGTCGATCGCCGGCGGCGCGTTCACCATCCCCGGCTGGAAGCCCGACAGCTTCTGGACCGTCCGGGTCTACGCCGAGTCCGGCGTCCTCGACCCGGACAAGCCGATCCGCGACTTCGGCGAGAAGGAGATGCACGACTTCCTGTACGGCGAGCCGGTGAAGGTGAAGGTCGAGGGCGTCAACCTCACGTACGAGGGGCTGATCCCCAAGATCCGCAAGTCGATGCTCTCCAAGGACCGGGAGTCGCTCCAGCCCCACATCCGGGCGTTCGTGGACCGCGCGGTCACCTTCACCGCCTGCCCCGAGTGCGGGGGCACCCGGCTGAGCGAGGCGGCGCGCTCCTCGCGCGTGGCCGGGCTGAGCATCGCCGACGCCTGCGCCCTTCAGATCAGCGACCTGGCCGCCTGGGTCCGGGGCCTGAGCGAGCCGTCGGTCGCGCCGCTGCTCGCCGCGCTCGGGGACACGCTCGACGCCTTCGCCGAGATCGGCCTGGGCTACCTCTCGCTCGACCGGCCGTCGGGCACCCTGTCGGGCGGCGAGGCACAGCGGGTGAAGATGATCCGCCAGTTGGGTTCCTCGCTCACCGACGTGACGTACGTCTTCGACGAGCCGACCGTGGGCCTGCACCCGCACGACGTCCGGCGGATGAACGACCTGCTGCTGCGGCTGCGCGACAAGGGCAACACCCTGCTGGTGGTCGAGCACAAGCCGGAGACGATCGGGATCGCCGACCACGTCGTCGACCTCGGGCCCGGCGCCGGCACGGCGGGCGGGAGCGTCTGCTTCGAGGGCACCGTCGAGGGGCTGCGGGCGTCCGGCACCGTCACCGGGCGGCACTTCGACGACCGGGCGGCGATCAAGCCGACGGTGCGCGCACCGTCCGGGGTGCTGCCGATCCGCGGCGCGGCGACGCACAACCTCCGCGACGTGGACGTGGACATCCCCCTGGGGGTGCTGGTCGTGGTCACCGGCGTCGCCGGGTCCGGCAAGAGCTCGCTGGTGCACGGGTCGCTCGCGAACGGCCCGGCCGGCGCGGCGGCGGGCGTGGTGTCGGTCGACCAGAGCCCGATCCGCGGGTCGCGGCGGAGCAACCCCGCGACGTACTCCGGGCTGCTCGACCCGATCCGGAAGGCGTTCGCGAAGGCGAACGGCGTGAAGCCGGCGCTGTTCAGCCCCAACTCCGCGGGCGCGTGCCCCGCCTGCCAGGGCACCGGCGTCGTCTACACCGACCTGGCGATGATGGCCGGGGTCGCGGCGGTCTGCGAGGTGTGCGAGGGCAAGCGGTTCGAGGCGTCGGTGCTCGACCACCGGCTCGGCGGCCGCGACATCAGCGAGGTGCTGGCGATGTCGGTGGACCAGGCCGCGGAGTTCTTCGGCGACGGCGACGCGCGCACTCCGGCCGCGCACGCCGTCCTCACCCGGCTCGCCGACGTCGGGCTCGGCTACCTCGGCATCGGCCAGCCGCTCACCACCCTGTCCGGCGGCGAGCGGCAGCGGCTCAAGCTCGCCACGCACATGGCCGCCAAGGGCGGGGTCCTCGTCCTCGACGAGCCGACCAGCGGCCTCCACCTCGCCGACGTCGAGCAACTGCTCGGCCTGCTCGACCGCCTGGTGGACGCCGGCAGGTCGGTGGTCGTGGTCGAGCACCACCAGGCGGTCATGGCGCACGCCGACTGGATCGTGGACCTCGGCCCCGGCGCGGGCCACGAGGGCGGCCGGGTCGTCTTCGAGGGCACCCCCGCCGACCTCGTCGCCGCCCGCTCCACCCTCACCGGCGAGCACCTGGCGGCCTACGTGCACCCTTGA
- a CDS encoding ABC transporter substrate-binding protein: MSEVESSGSTGSPLSATRRNLLKGVGAAGLTAAGGGLLAACGGSDKKKSESKQPVAGSTVTFGSNYSDPAVKTAFASLTAAATAATKVKVKINTVDHDTFQTNITSYLQGTPDDLFTWFAGYRMQYFAAQGLAEPLDDVWEKIGGNFSAAAKKLSTGLDGHQYLVPIYNYPWVVFYNKSEFAKRHYTIPTTWDEYVALAKQMKKDGIIPIAFADKDGWPALGTFDILNMRINGYDYHTKLMTHKIPWTDQGVHTVFQHWAEILPYTQTGANGRLWQDAAKALEAKQAGMMFQGTNQVAAQYVTDKADLADLDFFTFPAINPQWGQDYMDAPTDGFMLSKKAKNTDAAKAILEYIGTGPAESTYLKTDQWDVGLVNGLQVPTYDAIQKKSVQEIAKCKAVAQFMDRDSDPAMANAMIAICQKFIDDPSSSNITKLQQSAEKQAKAIYS, from the coding sequence ATGTCGGAGGTCGAGTCGTCGGGCAGCACGGGCAGCCCGCTGTCCGCGACCCGCAGGAACCTGCTCAAGGGCGTCGGGGCCGCGGGCCTCACCGCCGCGGGCGGCGGCCTGCTCGCGGCGTGCGGGGGTTCCGACAAGAAGAAGTCGGAGAGCAAGCAGCCCGTTGCGGGCAGCACGGTGACATTCGGGTCGAACTACTCCGACCCGGCCGTCAAGACCGCGTTCGCGTCCCTCACGGCGGCCGCCACCGCGGCGACCAAGGTGAAGGTCAAAATCAACACGGTCGACCACGACACCTTCCAGACGAACATCACCAGTTACCTGCAGGGCACCCCGGACGACCTTTTCACCTGGTTCGCCGGATACCGCATGCAGTACTTCGCGGCGCAGGGACTGGCCGAGCCGCTCGACGACGTGTGGGAGAAGATAGGCGGCAACTTCAGCGCCGCGGCGAAGAAGCTGTCCACCGGGCTCGACGGGCACCAGTACCTGGTGCCGATCTACAACTACCCGTGGGTGGTCTTCTACAACAAGAGCGAGTTCGCCAAGCGCCACTACACCATCCCCACCACGTGGGACGAGTACGTCGCGCTGGCGAAGCAGATGAAGAAGGACGGCATCATCCCGATCGCCTTCGCCGACAAGGACGGCTGGCCCGCGCTCGGCACCTTCGACATCCTCAACATGCGGATCAACGGGTACGACTACCACACCAAGTTGATGACCCACAAGATCCCGTGGACCGACCAGGGCGTGCACACCGTCTTCCAGCACTGGGCCGAGATCCTGCCCTACACGCAGACCGGTGCCAACGGGCGGCTGTGGCAGGACGCCGCGAAGGCGCTGGAGGCCAAGCAGGCCGGCATGATGTTCCAGGGCACCAACCAGGTCGCCGCGCAGTACGTGACGGACAAGGCCGACCTGGCCGACCTGGACTTCTTCACCTTCCCGGCGATCAACCCGCAGTGGGGCCAGGACTACATGGACGCGCCCACCGACGGGTTCATGCTCAGCAAGAAGGCGAAGAACACCGACGCCGCCAAGGCGATCCTGGAGTACATCGGCACCGGCCCCGCCGAGTCCACGTACCTCAAGACCGACCAGTGGGACGTCGGCCTGGTCAACGGCCTCCAGGTGCCGACCTACGACGCGATCCAGAAGAAGTCCGTGCAGGAGATCGCCAAGTGCAAGGCGGTCGCCCAGTTCATGGACCGCGACTCGGACCCGGCGATGGCCAACGCGATGATCGCGATCTGCCAGAAGTTCATCGACGACCCGAGCAGCTCCAACATCACCAAGCTCCAGCAGAGCGCGGAGAAGCAGGCGAAGGCGATCTACTCCTGA
- a CDS encoding carbohydrate ABC transporter permease, translating to MSATSQGRTPAAVSDKPEDSTSPARRRRRRLRTMTVRDRIVVAVLLGIPLLLDLAFVWFPAIGTVLLSFTKWNGVGSLHEKTCQPNMPSILNNGCWYGVQNYHQAATIYPEFWPAVRHNLLWLAVFVVIATPLGMLFAVLLDRGLRGTRVYQSLLFLPVMLSLALIGIIWEFVYSQNYGLINTVIGRNGNSNAIDWLGNPHLNLWAVLLEATWRQAGYVMILYLAGLKAVDPTLREAAMMDGANPWQTFWRVIFPVMKPINIVIMVVTVIESLRAFDLVYITNKGINGLELLSVLVTSNIVGETQRVGFGSALGVVLLVISLVPITIFLYQAFRREDTP from the coding sequence ATGAGCGCCACGTCCCAGGGGCGTACCCCGGCGGCGGTGTCGGACAAGCCCGAGGACTCCACGTCCCCGGCCCGGCGCCGCCGCCGGCGGTTGCGCACGATGACCGTCCGCGACCGCATCGTGGTCGCGGTGCTGCTCGGCATACCCCTCCTGCTCGACCTGGCCTTCGTCTGGTTCCCGGCGATCGGCACGGTCCTGCTGTCGTTCACCAAGTGGAACGGCGTGGGCAGCCTGCACGAGAAGACCTGCCAGCCCAACATGCCGTCGATCCTCAACAACGGCTGCTGGTACGGCGTGCAGAACTACCACCAGGCCGCCACCATCTACCCCGAGTTCTGGCCCGCGGTCCGCCACAACCTGCTGTGGCTGGCGGTCTTCGTGGTGATCGCCACCCCGCTGGGCATGCTCTTCGCGGTGCTGCTCGACCGCGGACTGCGCGGCACCCGCGTCTACCAGAGCCTGCTCTTCCTGCCCGTGATGCTGTCGCTGGCGCTGATCGGCATCATCTGGGAGTTCGTCTACTCCCAGAACTACGGCCTGATCAACACGGTGATCGGCAGGAACGGGAACAGCAACGCGATCGACTGGCTCGGCAACCCCCACCTCAACCTGTGGGCGGTGCTGCTGGAGGCGACGTGGCGTCAGGCGGGCTACGTCATGATCCTCTACCTGGCCGGGCTCAAGGCCGTCGACCCGACGCTGCGGGAGGCCGCGATGATGGACGGCGCGAACCCGTGGCAGACCTTCTGGCGGGTGATCTTCCCCGTGATGAAGCCGATCAACATCGTCATCATGGTGGTCACCGTCATCGAGAGCCTGCGCGCCTTCGACCTCGTCTACATCACCAACAAGGGCATCAACGGCCTGGAACTGCTGTCGGTGCTGGTGACCTCGAACATCGTGGGCGAGACCCAGCGGGTCGGCTTCGGCTCCGCGCTCGGCGTGGTGCTCCTGGTGATCTCCCTGGTTCCGATCACCATCTTCCTCTACCAAGCGTTCCGCCGGGAGGACACCCCGTGA
- a CDS encoding amidase — MDPRTYAVDGSPSVTADELCDRIDLLDRRVAAFVADAESSAARRTRVRGALAQAHARWPVAGGRPPLFGVPVAVKDIVRVDGLPTRAGSRLPPEVFAGGQAVVVDRLRAAGAVVAGKTVTAEFAMSAPGPTRNPHALGHTPGGSSSGSAAAVAAGMVPLAIGTQTVGSVIRPASYCGVVGFKPTAGRIPTGGVIPNAPTLDTLGIFAATPGAAATAAAVLCDGWRPLPRVPSRPPVFGVPDGPYLDQAGEQARTALERQVAALTRAGLDVRRVPSFAGLAAVAGDLFAVNRHEAARSHAVWFPRHGALYRERSAATVREGLAVSRARYEEALRARDAFRRELLAATDRAGVDLWICPAATGPAPRGLSGTGDPALCLPWSYAGWPSLCLPADRTADGLPIGSQWVARPGADEWLLAWARAVAPLLAPPG; from the coding sequence GTGGACCCGAGAACGTACGCCGTGGACGGCTCGCCGTCCGTGACGGCCGACGAACTGTGCGACCGGATCGACCTGCTGGACCGCCGCGTCGCGGCCTTCGTGGCCGACGCGGAGTCGAGCGCCGCTCGCCGGACCCGCGTGCGGGGCGCCCTGGCGCAAGCGCACGCCCGGTGGCCCGTGGCAGGGGGACGACCGCCGCTGTTCGGCGTTCCGGTCGCGGTCAAGGACATCGTGCGTGTGGACGGGCTGCCGACCCGCGCCGGGTCGCGGCTTCCCCCGGAGGTGTTCGCGGGCGGACAGGCCGTCGTCGTGGACCGGCTGCGCGCGGCCGGCGCGGTGGTCGCCGGGAAGACGGTGACCGCCGAGTTCGCGATGAGCGCGCCGGGCCCCACCCGCAACCCGCACGCGCTCGGCCACACCCCCGGCGGCTCCAGCAGCGGCTCGGCCGCGGCGGTCGCGGCCGGCATGGTGCCCCTGGCGATCGGCACGCAGACCGTCGGCTCGGTGATCCGCCCGGCGTCGTACTGCGGCGTCGTGGGCTTCAAGCCGACCGCGGGCCGCATCCCGACCGGCGGGGTGATCCCCAACGCGCCCACCCTCGACACCCTCGGGATCTTCGCCGCCACTCCGGGGGCGGCCGCGACCGCCGCCGCCGTGCTGTGCGACGGCTGGCGGCCGCTGCCGCGGGTCCCGTCCCGACCGCCGGTCTTCGGCGTGCCCGACGGGCCGTACCTGGACCAGGCCGGGGAGCAGGCCCGCACCGCGCTCGAACGCCAGGTGGCGGCACTCACGCGCGCCGGGCTCGACGTGCGGCGGGTGCCGTCGTTCGCCGGCCTCGCGGCCGTCGCCGGCGACCTGTTCGCCGTGAACCGCCACGAGGCCGCGCGCAGCCACGCCGTGTGGTTCCCGCGCCACGGCGCCCTCTACCGGGAGCGCTCCGCGGCCACCGTCCGCGAGGGCCTGGCGGTCTCCCGCGCCCGGTACGAGGAGGCGCTGCGGGCGCGCGACGCCTTCCGCCGGGAGCTGCTGGCGGCGACCGACCGGGCCGGCGTGGACCTGTGGATCTGCCCGGCCGCCACCGGTCCCGCGCCGCGCGGGTTGTCCGGCACGGGCGATCCGGCCCTGTGCCTGCCGTGGAGCTACGCCGGCTGGCCGTCGCTCTGCCTGCCCGCCGACCGGACCGCCGACGGGCTTCCGATCGGCTCCCAGTGGGTGGCGCGCCCGGGCGCCGACGAGTGGTTGCTGGCGTGGGCCCGGGCCGTGGCCCCGCTGCTCGCCCCGCCCGGCTGA
- a CDS encoding PucR family transcriptional regulator — translation MTTQPAAEPGPAARTTPTRPAAPASSTPPGPSAAPAPSVLPPAPTGPISIGGVPLDKRLVTAVHELAARVVTRLTERIPVYASLPAEQLRGDITAVVVRGIRSFAQVLRTGQPPTADQLELTHRSAVRRAQEHIPLDAVVGAYFLGAYECLDEVLAEAGPDDLADVLTAQKLLLRYLNAVTESVFAGYIAESRAALGERQSARQALLSALLDGGPARQAAERAGMRLPERYWVVSVAAAPHPDERTPGVDTGIAAGRKLRRMRAELDRWAHGEALSALSPDGGVALVPAAAALRSGGTPAGVDPRTGIDRLAGTDDAGAGAGSPVGQGPRAGSSSGQGLRAGSSAGPQDPGAAAGAYPGQDPRADADFDRLAGLLRDMARACGAELTAAAVAAPPQDVAGAARLAARVRQVAESCGRGPGLYRLDDVLLEYQLTLPSPARDRLAALLRPLEGREDLLETLRTFLACGLDRRRTAERLHVHPNTVDYRLRRTSALTGLNAAHGPDLPRLQAALAAYGA, via the coding sequence GTGACGACGCAGCCCGCGGCGGAGCCAGGCCCCGCCGCCCGGACGACTCCGACCCGCCCGGCCGCCCCGGCCTCCTCGACGCCCCCGGGGCCGTCGGCCGCCCCGGCCCCGTCGGTCCTGCCGCCCGCCCCGACCGGTCCGATCAGCATCGGCGGTGTCCCGCTGGACAAGCGGCTCGTCACGGCCGTGCACGAGCTGGCCGCCCGTGTGGTCACCCGGCTGACGGAGCGGATACCGGTCTACGCGTCGCTGCCCGCCGAGCAGTTGCGGGGGGACATCACCGCGGTCGTGGTCCGCGGCATCCGCTCCTTCGCGCAGGTGCTGCGGACCGGGCAGCCGCCCACCGCGGACCAACTGGAGCTGACGCACCGTTCGGCGGTGCGCCGCGCGCAGGAGCACATCCCGCTGGACGCGGTGGTCGGGGCGTACTTCCTGGGCGCGTACGAGTGCCTGGACGAGGTGCTGGCGGAGGCCGGGCCGGACGACCTGGCCGACGTGCTCACCGCGCAGAAGCTGCTGCTGCGTTACCTCAACGCGGTCACCGAGTCGGTCTTCGCCGGGTACATCGCCGAGAGCCGGGCGGCGCTCGGCGAGCGGCAGAGCGCGCGCCAGGCACTGCTGTCGGCGCTGCTGGACGGCGGCCCGGCCCGGCAGGCGGCCGAACGGGCGGGCATGCGACTGCCGGAGCGCTACTGGGTGGTGAGCGTGGCGGCCGCCCCGCACCCGGACGAGCGCACGCCCGGCGTGGACACGGGGATCGCGGCGGGCCGCAAGCTGCGCCGGATGCGCGCGGAGCTGGACCGCTGGGCGCACGGCGAGGCGCTGTCGGCCCTGTCGCCCGACGGCGGCGTGGCACTGGTGCCCGCCGCGGCCGCGCTCCGGTCCGGGGGCACCCCCGCGGGAGTGGACCCGCGCACGGGAATCGACCGCCTCGCCGGGACCGACGACGCCGGTGCGGGCGCCGGCTCCCCGGTGGGCCAGGGACCCCGCGCCGGCTCCTCCAGCGGTCAGGGCCTCCGCGCCGGCTCCTCCGCCGGTCCCCAGGACCCCGGCGCCGCCGCCGGCGCCTACCCCGGCCAGGACCCCCGTGCCGACGCCGACTTCGACCGGCTGGCCGGGCTGCTGCGGGACATGGCACGGGCCTGCGGCGCCGAGCTGACCGCGGCCGCGGTCGCCGCGCCGCCGCAGGACGTCGCCGGGGCGGCCCGGCTGGCCGCCCGGGTCCGGCAGGTCGCCGAGAGCTGCGGGCGAGGCCCGGGCCTGTACCGGCTGGACGACGTGCTGCTGGAGTACCAGCTCACGCTGCCGAGCCCGGCCCGTGACCGGCTCGCCGCGCTGCTGCGCCCGCTGGAGGGCCGGGAGGACCTGCTGGAGACCCTGCGCACCTTCCTGGCCTGCGGGTTGGACCGGCGGCGCACCGCGGAACGGCTGCACGTCCATCCGAACACGGTGGACTACCGGCTGCGCCGCACCAGCGCGTTGACCGGGCTGAACGCCGCGCACGGCCCGGACCTGCCCAGGCTCCAAGCCGCGCTGGCGGCGTACGGCGCGTGA
- a CDS encoding carbohydrate ABC transporter permease, with the protein MSSETLTRPRAEAPRVGGPGAKPRLRGQIASQAFLIIASVLWILPILFALYVAVRPYSDTRKYGYVSMPHHLTFQNFRDAWSQSDMAHFFWNSVLITVPAVVIVLALASGVAFVLVRVNVKVNVALLILFTAGNLLPQQVIITPLYRIYLKIPLPHFLADSGLMYNSIFGLIVVNVSFQLGFCVFVLSNYMRSIPGEMYEAALVDGAGLWTRFWRLTVPLCRPALAALATLLTTWIYNDFFWAITLMSSGDKRPVTSALANLQGQFVSNQNLIAAAAMIAAIPTLVVYLCLQRQFIAGLSLGSSKG; encoded by the coding sequence GTGAGCTCCGAGACCCTTACCCGCCCGCGGGCCGAGGCGCCGCGGGTCGGCGGCCCCGGCGCCAAGCCGAGGCTGCGCGGGCAGATCGCCTCGCAGGCGTTCCTGATCATCGCCTCGGTGCTGTGGATCCTGCCGATCCTCTTCGCGCTCTACGTGGCGGTGCGCCCCTACTCCGACACCCGCAAGTACGGCTACGTGTCGATGCCGCACCACCTGACCTTCCAGAACTTCCGTGACGCCTGGTCGCAGTCGGACATGGCGCACTTCTTCTGGAACTCGGTGCTGATCACGGTGCCGGCGGTGGTGATCGTGCTCGCGCTGGCCTCGGGCGTCGCCTTCGTCCTGGTGCGGGTCAACGTCAAGGTGAACGTGGCGCTGCTGATCCTGTTCACCGCCGGGAACCTGCTGCCGCAGCAGGTCATCATCACCCCGCTCTACCGGATCTACCTGAAGATCCCGCTGCCGCACTTCCTCGCGGACAGCGGCCTGATGTACAACTCGATCTTCGGTCTGATCGTCGTCAACGTCTCCTTCCAGCTCGGCTTCTGCGTCTTCGTGCTGAGCAACTACATGCGGTCGATCCCGGGCGAGATGTACGAGGCGGCGCTCGTGGACGGGGCCGGCCTGTGGACCCGGTTCTGGCGGCTGACCGTGCCGCTGTGCCGCCCCGCGCTGGCCGCGCTCGCGACGCTGCTGACCACCTGGATCTACAACGACTTCTTCTGGGCGATCACGCTGATGTCCTCGGGCGACAAGCGCCCGGTGACCTCGGCGCTGGCCAACCTCCAGGGGCAGTTCGTGAGCAACCAGAACCTCATCGCGGCGGCCGCGATGATCGCCGCGATCCCGACGCTGGTGGTCTACCTCTGCCTCCAGCGGCAGTTCATCGCGGGCCTGTCACTGGGGTCGAGCAAGGGCTGA